From the genome of Dryobates pubescens isolate bDryPub1 chromosome 5, bDryPub1.pri, whole genome shotgun sequence, one region includes:
- the KLHDC2 gene encoding kelch domain-containing protein 2, producing MADENEDLQADEELPAPAEESFEQLENDSPAERSGHVAVTDGRCMYVWGGYKNAQVRGFYDFYLPRDEIWIYNMETGRWKKSKTEGDVPPSMSGSCAVCVDRVVYLFGGHHARGNTNKFYMLNSRSTDKVLQWVRVECQGVPPSSKDKLGVWVYKNKLIFFGGYGYFPEGKQRGTFEFDETSFWNSGLPRGWNDHVHVLDTETFTWSQPITTGKTPSPRAAHACATVGNRGYVFGGRYRESRMNDLYYLNLDTWEWNEIITQGICPVGRSWHSLTPISSDHLFLFGGFTTDKQPLSDAWIYCISKNEWIQFEHNYAEKPRLWHTACASEEGEVIVFGGCANNLLAHSKAAHSNEILIFSLQPRSLVRLCLEAVICFKEMLASSWNCLPKHLLHSVNQRFGSNNTSGS from the exons ATGGCTGACGAGAACGAAGACCTGCAGGCAGATGAagagctcccagctccagctgaggagagctTTGAGCAGCTGGAGAATGACAGCCCTGCTGAGCGCAGTGGGCACGTGGCAGTCACTGATGGCCGCTGCATGTATGTCTGGGGAGGCTATAAG AATGCCCAAGTGAGGGGATTTTATGACTTCTACCTGCCTAGGGATGAAATATGGATCTACAACATGGAAACTGGAAGATG GAAGAAGAGTAAAACggagggagatgttccacctTCCATGtctggaagctgtgctgtgtgtgtggacAGAGTagtctacctctttgggggacaTCATGCACGTGGCAATACAAACAAG ttcTACATGTTGAATTCCAGATCCACGGACAAAGTGCTGCAGTGGGTCAGAGTAGAGTGTCAGGGGGTGCCCCCCTCATCAAAGGACAAGCTTGGTGTTTGGGTTTACAAAAACAA GCTAATATTTTTTGGTGGCTATGGTTATTTTCCTGAAGGGAAGCAACGAGGGACTTTTGAGTTTGATGAAACCTCTTTTTGG AATTCAGGTCTTCCTAGAGGGTGGAATGACCACGTGCATGTTCTGGACACCGAAACTTTTACTTGGAGCCAGCCTATAACTACA GGTAAAACTCCATCCCCACGAGCAGCTCACGCCTGTGCCACTGTTGGGAACAGAGGCTACGTGTTCGGTGGCAGATACAGA gagtccaggatgaacGATCTCTACTACCTGAATCTGGATACCTGGGAGTGGAATGAAAT AATCACACAAGGCATCTGCCCAGTTGGCCGCTCGTGGCATTCTTTAACACCAATCTCCTCAGATCACCTCTTTCTCTTTGGAGGATTCACCACTGACAAGCAGCCATTAA GTGACGCTTGGATTTATTGCATCAGCAAGAACGAGTGGATACAGTTTGAGCACAATTATGCTGAAAAACCAAG GTTGTGGCACACAGCGTGTGCAAGTGAAGAGGGAGAGGTCATCGTTTTTGGAGGCTGTGCCAACAACTTGCTTGCCCATTCTAAAGCT GCTCATAGTAATGAAATCCTCATCTTTTCTCTACAACCAAGATCTCTCGTAAG GCTGTGCCTGGAAGCAGTCATCTGCTTCAAGGAGATGTTGGCCAGTTCCTGGAACTGCCTCCCCAAGCACTTGCTGCACAGCGTCAATCAGCGGTTCGGAAGCAACAACACCTCGGgctcctga